From Zingiber officinale cultivar Zhangliang chromosome 5B, Zo_v1.1, whole genome shotgun sequence, the proteins below share one genomic window:
- the LOC121984978 gene encoding CDT1-like protein b — protein MEHEGCMEKTSESSGCRKILYENDSDIASDLPVKIDQKEEVENNFVSPTPQKPEWSNKDRAVASLTRKQLANDFENEGFTELGTVVDGQKDNEPDKLPDNYHVLAELFNRLDTAIRLLRLRKLSPTFRNISPRVEILTKRKFLYNHLAQMIFIFPEAIKIEKILVHDKETLVVIPDINVTLLKDVVEDNLHPNESISVALCEAFRKRLFKFFITHPEDIDIPKAMLPEPFNQSNCNLPLETLPKNCITEPQPPESSLELDELLGDSLLPLSFGRQILRNIFSPGSVIEHRELASASVLPSSFKRHFSQKVIIPESKKTQLLATQPLSHFTSNMEANSSISGTKSLACLVSSQKGCSSSYLDNTPLKGASSCIDAMTAATPVLQTPKRPVPTPNEKLTIEDDDLVSESKLSTSARRSLKYSSTDIEANSNDTNYDPNQQCMVLKSSSDQIDSAKRLLWEQETDKPSGRLPCMVHHLTAANSKDNTLNLMGERKKSSRMFSSVLATFDAISFNSQSKYYFNITKEELVHKILSNNLELEDPREAEEHLSLLERLLPDWISKKFAFDGQQLYSFKQTADRESFRTRVVEAEAA, from the exons ATGGAGCACGAGGGATGCATGGAGAAAACATCTGAGTCCTCTGGTTGTAGGAAAATATTGTACGAGAATGATTCAGATATTGCATCTGATTTGCCCGTGAAAATTGATCAAAAGGAAGAAGTTGAAAATAACTTTGTATCTCCAACGCCACAGAAACCTGAATGGAGCAATAAAGATAGAGCAGTTGCATCTCTTACTAGGAAACAACTTGCTAATGATTTTGAGAATGAAG gaTTTACTGAGCTAGGTACCGTAGTCGATGGACAGAAGGATAATGAGCCAGATAAACTTCCAGATAA CTATCACGTTTTGGCTGAACTCTTTAACCGACTAGATACTGCTATAAGGTTGCTTAGGTTGCGAAAGTTGTCACCTACTTTTCGAAACATTTCTCCACGTGTAGAGATTTTGACAAAAAG AAAGTTTCTATACAACCATCTCGCTCAAATGATTTTCATTTTCCCCGAAGCCATTAAGATTGAGAAGATACTTGTCCATGACAAGGAAACCTTAGTGGTCATTCCAGATATTAATGTTACTCTACTGAAGGATGTTGTGGAAGATAATTTACATCCCAATGAATCAATATCCGTTGCTTTATGTGAAGCTTTCCGCAAGAgacttttcaaattttttatcacCCATCCTGAG GATATTGATATTCCTAAGGCCATGCTACCTGAGCCATTCAATCAAAGCAACTGCAATTTGCCTTTAGAGACATTGCCTAAGAATTGTATCACGGAACCACAACCACCTGAAAGTTCCCTTGAGCTTGACGAGTTACTTGGTGATTCTCTTTTACCTTTGTCCTTTGGAAGACAAATTCTTCGCAACATTTTCTCACCTGGAAGTGTTATTGAGCATCGTGAATTGGCCAGTGCTTCTGTTTTACCTTCATCCTTCAAAAGACATTTTTCACAAAAGGTTATCATTCCAGAATCAAAGAAAACACAGTTACTTGCCACTCAACCATTATCTCACTTCACTAGCAATATGGAAGCTAATTCTTCCATCTCAGGGACAAAGTCACTTGCATGTTTGGTCTCTAGTCAGAAGGGTTGCTCATCCTCTTATCTTGATAACACCCCTCTGAAAGGTGCTTCTTCATGTATTGATGCAATGACAGCTGCAACTCCTGTCCTGCAGACTCCAAAACGACCTGTTCCGACTCCTAATGAAAAATTGACTATTGAAGATGATGACTTGGTTAGCGAATCTAAATTGAGCACTTCAGCACGTAGATCTCTAAAGTACTCGAGTACGGATATTGAAGCGAATAGTAATGATACAAATTATGACCCAAATCAACAGTGCATGGTTCTTAAATCTTCATCTGATCAGATTGACTCTGCTAAAAGATTGCTTTGGGAACAAGAGACTGATAAACCTTCTGGCCGTCTTCCCTGCATG GTACATCATTTGACTGCTGCCAATTCTAAGGATAACACATTGAACCTAATGGGAGAGAGAAAGAAGAGCTCTAGGATGTTCTCTTCTGTGCTAGCAACTTTTGATGCAATCAGCTTCAATTCACAATCTAAATACTATTTCAATATCACAAAGGAGGAACTTGTGCATAAAATTCTCTCTAACAACTTAGAACTTGAGgatccaa GAGAAGCAGAAGAACATCTGAGTTTATTAGAACGGCTTCTGCCGGATTGGATTAGTAAGAAGTTTGCATTTGATGGACAACAGCTTTACAG CTTTAAGCAGACAGCTGATCGTGAATCCTTTCGAACTCGAGTAGTTGAAGCTGAAGCTGCCTGA